ATCCGTCTGGTCAACCGAACGCCCCACCACTACAACGGGATGGTGCTCTGGCTCAACCAGCAGTACGCCGCCCAAGCAGGGTCCATCAAGATCGGCACCGACAACGTCCACACGCTCACCGACTTCATCAACCGCCACCGCGAGCCCTACCCCGTGGGCACCATCCTCAACCCTGACAAGACCGACCCGCTCGTGCTGGCCGAGCTCTACAACCCGGCGACGGGCGTCAAGCACCGCCTGCTCGTCCGGCCCGGCAACGAAGAAAGCATCCTGCCCTTCGAGGCACTCGAATAGCAACGCACCCGACTCACGGACCCGCACTCACCGACATCTCTCTTTCCAAGGACGCAACCGCGATGGACCGCAACAAACTCTGGCGTCGTTATCAGCAATACCTCTGCGACTGCCCGGACGTTGGGCTGTCGCTCGACATCTCCCGGATACCGTTCACGCCGGCCTTTATGAAGAAGATGGCCCGGCCGATCGCGCTGGCCTACGACGCGATGGCGGGGATCGAGGCCGGCGAAATCGCCAACCCCGACGAGGGGCGGATGGTCGGCCACTACTGGCTGCGCAACCCGCGGCTCGCGCCGACCGACGCCATCGCCAAGCAGATCCGCAAGGCGCTTCGAGACATCAAGCAGTTCGCCGACGATGTCCACGCCGGACGCAAAGGCCCGAAGCGCGGCAAGAAGTTCACCGATGTCCTGCAGGTCGGCATCGGCGGCTCGGCGCTGGGCCCGCAGCTCGTCGCCGACTGCCTGGGCACTGCGAAGGACAAACTCAACGTCCACTTCATGGATAACTCCGACCCCGACGGCATCCAGCGCACGCTCACGCAGCTCAAAACCAAACTCAAGTCCACCGTCGTCCTCGTCGTCTCCAAGTCCGGCGGCACGCCCGAGACGCGCAACGGCATGCTCGAGACCAAAGCCGCCTTCGAGAACGCCGGGCTCGACTTCGCCAAGCACGCCGTGGCCGTGACCGGCGACGGGTCGAAGCTCGACAAGTTCGCGAAGAAAGACAAGTGGCTCGCGCGTTTCCCCATGTGGGACTGGGTCGGCGGGCGCACCAGCGTCATGAGCGCGGTGGGCCTGTTGCCCGCGGCGCTGCAGGGCATCGACATCGAGGCATTCCTCGGCGGCGCGGACGCCATGGACCACTGCACCCGTGGTCACGAAACCCAAA
The sequence above is a segment of the Phycisphaeraceae bacterium D3-23 genome. Coding sequences within it:
- a CDS encoding glucose-6-phosphate isomerase; protein product: MDRNKLWRRYQQYLCDCPDVGLSLDISRIPFTPAFMKKMARPIALAYDAMAGIEAGEIANPDEGRMVGHYWLRNPRLAPTDAIAKQIRKALRDIKQFADDVHAGRKGPKRGKKFTDVLQVGIGGSALGPQLVADCLGTAKDKLNVHFMDNSDPDGIQRTLTQLKTKLKSTVVLVVSKSGGTPETRNGMLETKAAFENAGLDFAKHAVAVTGDGSKLDKFAKKDKWLARFPMWDWVGGRTSVMSAVGLLPAALQGIDIEAFLGGADAMDHCTRGHETQTNPAGLLALMWYHQTKGKGGTGGKSMVVLPYKDRLLLMSRYLQQLVMESLGKEHDLDGKAVNQGIAVYGNKGSTDQHAYVQQLRDGLNNFFATFIVVLKDDAMPGRRRKPTDPIEVEPGVTSGDYLSGFWQGTREALYDSGRASLTITLDQLDARSLGALIALYERAVGLYAELINVNAYHQPGVEAGKKAAGDVLDIQKAVLKALKKHPGRLHNCDELANTIGKSDRVETVYHILNYHAANHRAVERDGDHFIYHG